ttttcttagtACTTCTCAACAAGAAAAAGAGCAGATTGACAACTAAGAAAAAGCTTTATTATGGTCTAGTGATCAATGAATTAGTTTGAAAATCATGAGGTAAATTGCAGCAGAACGGCAAAAATACTAGGTAATTTTTTCTCATCTATCCGAGTCTTGATCAATAAAGTTACCCTGCTGGAAAGTATAGACTTGTAGAATTTGCTAAAATGCATATAAACTGAAATGAACACCACGATTATCGAGAGAGaaaaaaactttattttttgaaGGAAAGAGGAGGGATTTGAAACTTACTTGTAAAGAAAGCTATGGTCATGAAGTCCAACAACAAGAGCTGAAGCTCCAATCTCTCTAACCATGTCAGCAATCTTTCCACCATCTTGATCCCCTTCAGTCACCACAATATCTGTCTTCGTCTGTAACAGATCAATCCCTATGTCTGTTATAATCATATATGTATCAGTAACATTACAAATTAAACTAAAACTTAAAAAGATGGATGAAAAACAGAACAATGTAACAAATAATAACAGAGTGACCTACGTTGGGATAATTGTTGCAAAGGTCTTGAAAAGACAGAGCCAATTGAAAACCTTTAAGCCGAAGATGCCTAATCTTTTTGTTGCTTTCGGATCTTAAATTTGGAAAAACGTGAAGAAGTGTCACTAAATCCCCATAACGTAATAAGTTATGAAGAGCCCATTGCAAAGCTGTTCTTGATACTTCTACATCTTCCACAATCACAATTATTTTCCTCACATCCATACTCACCCCTCACCCCCCACCCCGCccacccaaaaagaaaaaagaaaaaagaaacctTGGAATTCCTCTATCAATTTCTTGGTCTAATCAAAGGTGGTTTTATGAGATACAGAGCACTAACTAGttttttcttttgatgtacaaataaaacataaacataagaCTTTGTTTGCTTATGTTATATTTTTGAAAATGGAAGTTTGCCTGTAAGATTGAGATTGGATGGAGAAAAAAACTAGGTATCGGACAAACACAGAGAAGTAGGGAGTAATAATACAATCGAATATTTAATGGGTCTGTCTCTGCAGGTTGTGCTTGTACGCCTGATTGGACCACAAATGATTAAAAGCCGGCTAGAGAgggaactgttttttttttttttttttttttttttatgcttatTTTTTTAAATCATCATTATTTTATGTTTTTGAATTTTCACAAATTTTTTAAGTTACATTGGTAATGTATAATTTTTTCAGATCATGTTAACATACCATAATAGATAACCCTTTATTGTAAGTGTGGTATGGTAATTATCCGAACCACTTATATTAATGAACATAACTTTAACATTACTACATTAGTTTTTGTACGTACCCAAACTAATGTTTCTGTGTGTGTGAATTTTACCATTTAAAAGGTTGCTAGAGATTTGTTAGATTCTGATATAACATGGGATTTAATGTGAACAAAAAGCATTTACTCATGTAGATTTCATGGCCGTGGCTTTTAAGAAGCTCAACCGTTCAATACATTATATACAACGAGAATGTTTTGCATTAATCATGCaatatttgttttttatttcaCAACATGACAGTACTACTATATGACGTTAAAACAATTCTGCAATTCAATGAATTAGATAGTAAATAATTCTGCATTTAAGTgtaaaaatgt
The nucleotide sequence above comes from Lycium barbarum isolate Lr01 chromosome 3, ASM1917538v2, whole genome shotgun sequence. Encoded proteins:
- the LOC132633306 gene encoding uncharacterized protein LOC132633306, with product MDVRKIIVIVEDVEVSRTALQWALHNLLRYGDLVTLLHVFPNLRSESNKKIRHLRLKGFQLALSFQDLCNNYPNTKTDIVVTEGDQDGGKIADMVREIGASALVVGLHDHSFLYKMAMAHNSIANNLSCKVLAIKQPTPLTTTRKLRTIFLPNSSTNMDFSQIEIAALSVPEIHPPRIPYQVCPDPHAIIWRKGRSRRWGRSRRWTRRN